The Spirosoma sp. SC4-14 DNA window TGCCCGCTGCGCCCGAATTCGGCTGAGCGACTGTGGTTTGATACCAACATAAGAAGCGACCACGTACTGAGGTACCCGCTCCTGCAAATTCGGAAAACTTCTGATAAACGTATCGTATCGTTCGTCGGCAGTTTCTTTATAAAACGAGGTGAGCTTTTGCAACATCCCAACAAACAGGTCTTCAGCTACCAGCCTCCCGAATTTTTGCCCCTCCATTAGTTGTTCATACAACCGTTGTAGATTACGGTAGTTAATAACCAGCAGTTGCGTATCTTCAATAGCCTGAATGAACCGGATGGAGGGTGTTTGGGTCAGAAAGCTTTCATAATTGCAGGTAAACGACTGCTCGGCTGAGAAATCGTACGTATGCTCCAGTCCGTCGTCCAGGATGTAATACCGGAGCAGACCCCTCACCACAAAGCCTACATAATGACAGACATCTCCAGCTTGCAGAAAAAAATCGCTGGCGTTTATTGTCCGGCGTTCAAACAGAAGATGAACAATAGCTTCTTCCTCTTCTGCTACCGTTATCCAATGACGAATAGTATTGATCAATAAGGCGTAATCTGCTTCCATAGTGCCTGCGCTCAGTTTTGTCAAATCAGGTCAGATGTAAAAGTAAGGCTGTCAAAACTTACCTCACTGAAATTGTCGAGTCAATGTCGATCGCATCAATGAAATACTGATCGTGCGAAATAACGACGACGGAACCCGCAAAGTCCTTAATGGCCGATGTAAGTACCTCCAGGCTCTGAATGTCCAGATTATTGGTCGGTTCATCCAGAATCAACAGGTCGGGAGCGTTGTTGCTGACCACCAGACAGCAAAGTGATAGTTTCATTTTCTCGCCACCACTCAACTCCGCGCATTTTCGGTCCCAGGCTTCGCGGGGAAACTGGAAACGATACAACATCATTTTCAGCTCCGACTCCGGCAGGTGGCGGCTGTTGTGCTGCTGAAGCTGTTCATAAACAGAATACTGCTTGCTGATGATCGAATATTCCTGATCGATACATGCATAGCGAAAATCACCTCGGTACAGGCTTCCCGTCGACGGTTGTAGCTCACCGGTCAGCAGGTTGATCAACGTTGTTTTGCCCGAACCATTAGCCCCGGAGATACGGATTCTGTCGCCGGAGCGTATCTGAAAACTCAGCGGAGAAAGCCAGAGCATCTGACTGCCGTAGCTAAAATTGATGTCCTTGGCTTCAATCAACATCTTGCCCCGATGTAAGCCCGATGACTGAAGGTCTATTTTCAGAGTCTGATAGTCCTGAATCTGGCTCCTTATCTGTTTAAGATGGTCGGCCAGCCCGTTTAGTTTCTCATGCTGAACATCGTTCAGCTTTGCCGTACTCTGCTCCGCCTGACTTTTCCGCCCGCCCGCAATGATTCGGGGGAGCGATTGGGTTTTACCCTGCGCTTTGCCACGGGCTTCCTGCTTTTGGCGTTGTTCGGCCAGGTCGCGGGCCTTTTGCTGGGCCTGTTTGAGCGTTTTGGCATTTTCGTCTAGCTGGGCTTGCAGGGCATTACGTTTGCCTTCTTTCTGCTCCCGGTAGAAATCATAGTTGCCGCCAAAAACCTCAATACCGCTTTTGCTTAACTCCAGCGTGGTGTCGAGCAGATTCAATAACGCCCGGTCGTGGCTAACCACCAGCATCGTCGCTTTGCTTTTCCGGATAAACGCATACAGCAGGTCACGGCTTTGTGTATCCAGATGGTTCGAGGGTTCATCGAGCAGAATAATACCCGGTTCATGGATGAGAATACCCGCCAGAAAGACCTTCGTTTTTTCGCCACCGCTCAGCCATTTCATCGGTTGGTTCAGATCGACATGATTCAGCTGCCAGTACGACAAAGCTGCCTGTACGCGCTCTTCGATGTCCCATTCATCGTTCAGTTGCGTAAATGTGTCGGTGCTGACGTTGCCTTCCAGAATGGCCTGTAATGCTCGCAATTTGGAATCTACGTCGAGAACCTGGGCTACTGTTTGTTCGTCATATTGTCCCAGATGCTGCGGTACATAATATAGGTTTTCGGAAAGGCCGATTTCGCCTTCGGAGGGCATTCGCTTCCCGGCAATCAGTTGTAATAGCGTTGATTTGCCCGACCCGTTATGGCCAACCAGCGCGGCTTTTTCGCCGGTAACCACCGACAGGTGAAGGTGCTGAAACAGGATTTCGTGATCGGGATAGATATAGGAAAGTGCGTTCACGACGATACTCATGAGGAAGAGGAATTTAGAAAATGAACTGAAGTAGATTAATGAAATAGCTATACAGGTCCGAAAGGAATGGACTGTATAGAGGGAGTCGTAGCCATTGCCGGATAAATAGGCCAGCAGCAATGACTCAGATAAATGAAATGGATTACATGATTGCTAAGTATAGGTCAATACACGTCTGGGTGGTGTAGTTGACGATCTGACAAATGAACTGTCAAACGTTCCGTTGGGCCGGAACTCAGGAAAATTATCCTGTTACTTAGATCTTACATGTTGGAATGTATTGAATGAACTCCGCAAAGATAAGCCTTTGAGTGGAGTTTTCTACATCGAAGGGAGCATCACGAATGCATCAAAGCCCATCAGGAATGAGATGACTATCATTCCTGATGGGCTTTGGGCTGAAACGTTGTTGACGATGCGCCTTAGTCGATGGGTAGATTTGTACTTACGGCAATGCGGTTCCAGGCGTTGATGACCACCACCGACATAATGATTTCGGCAATGGTTTCGGGGCTGAAAAACTGCCCGGCCTGCTGATAGGTAGCGTCCGAAACACCATGCTGATGAATCAGGGTTACATCTTCGGTGATGGCCAGAATCGCTTTCTCTTCGGGCGTAAACAGGTCGGTTTCGCGCCAGGCGTTCAGCAGAAAAATGCGCTGTGGGGTTTCGCCGAGTTTTAGCGCATCGCGGGTGTGCATATTCAGGCAGAAGGCACACTGATTGATTTGCGACGCCCGAATCTTGATCAGTTCTTTTTGAATCGGCGATATGCTCAGTTGACTGACACTGGCCGATAAGCCGTACATGGCCTTCCAGACCGCAGGCAGCGTTTGTTGAATCTTTACTCGTTGTTCCATTGCTGTGTTGTTTTGGTTGGAACAAAGGTAAATCCACTTACAGGCCAGACTTCTTAAACCAGTTTAAGAATGCTTTCGGCTTCGGATTTCGCTCAGGTATTCGGGCGTAAAACCCAGATACGAAGCCAGTAAGTATTGCGGAATTCGCTGGACAAACTCCGGGAACAGTCGGACAAACTCGTGGTAAAGTTCCTCCCGCGAGTGATCGTATTGGTACTTCATCCGATACTGAGCCGCTGCATGTGCCCGCTGGTGAACGAGTCGGAAATAGCGTTCCAGATAAGGATGTTGCGTCAACATAGCCTCATTTTGGGCATAATCAATGGCCATAACTTCCGATTTCTCGACGGCCTGAATCGAAAACACAGCGGGCTTTTGCGTGGAGAACGACGTATAATCGGAGAGCCACCAGTTTTCGAGCGCAAACTGTACGGTTTGCTCCACGCCTTTTTCATTGATGAAGAACATCCGAAGGCATCCGCTTACGACGAAATAATTCGATTTGCAGACCTGCCCTTCCTCCAGTAGATTCTCCTTTTTACGGAGGTGTATCGACCGGAAAAACGGTAAAGCGTCGGCAAGATTCTGGTCATTGACGGTGATGAATTTTTGGATATGCTTTTGTAGCGAATCGGACATGGCTTGGCTTCAACTGGCGGTGTAAGCGATTTTTAGCAATCGGTTTGGTTTTAGATAAAAGTATTGACGGTTTGCGGACCGGAATTTTTATTTTCCCAGATGGGTGTATTCGACCGCATTAGCTCACTAATCTGGAGTAGATTACTCTTGCTGAACCACGATGTATTTTCAGAGCCGCCCCAGCTTTTTACGCTATCGGCTCCATCGAAGCGAAGACTTTTGGCCGCGTCTTCGGTAAGTGTAACGGTGTTGGCCGCCGTATGAACCATCAGATTTACCGTATCCTTCTCATTCAATACCGCTTTTACAGAGAGGTTATTATAGCTGGTCAAATTAAAAGGAATACTGGACGAAACGTTCGTATTTGTTTGTTGGCCGAAAAGCGCCTGAGTGGATAAAGCAAAGAGTAATAGCAAAATGAGGTGGGCCGGTTTTGCCGGACACTTTTTGATTTAGAGATTGAGTGAAATTAGTCTGGTAATACTGCCGCTTCGGCAGTCCGATTCTCAAAATTAATCGGTGATTGATAACCCTGAGCCGTATATAAACGCCAGACGCTATAATACCCACGTTGGTACATGGTTTTGCAGGGATCGTATCGACAAACTATGTTTTTATTGCACACTTTCTACAGCCGGAACTTTGGAACGTTTCGTGAATCACTGCCGAGTTACCCCGGTCAGTTGTTGGCTCTACTTTCATTACATATGTCTATTGGGGGTTGGCCAAAAACAGCGGCTCTGCTTAAACTTGCACTCGATAATGGCGGCTTATATATTAACTCGGTCAGTTGCTATGTGGGCTTCATATTAAGACGGTTGCGCGAACGATTTATCAGATGGAAAGGCCAGTCGATTTTAAACCTGTCAACCACAACAAGTCGGATACGATTAGTTACCTACGTTCGTTGGTAGGATTCACTCGCCCAGCCACGCTCGAAACTCGCCTGCCCGGTCGCGGCTGATAAAGACGTCCTCCTCGATTGGTGGGTTAAGGTCGACTTTGAGCCGACCGTTAAAGTGCAGATGCACCCGGCCGACCGCCTTCACGCTCAGGATAAATTGCCGATTGGCACGAAAAAACTGCTTTGGGTTCAACTTCTCGCCTAGTTCATCCAGGGCGTAGTCCATCAGCATGGTACGACCGTCCCACATCTGCACGAACGTTAAGCGTTCGCGCGTGAAGAAATACGCCATGTCGGCTACGTCGACGGGTACCAAACGGGCTCCCTGTTTCAGTAAAAAGCGGTCGCGATAATCTGGAGCGGGGGGCGGACTGGCCCGTAACGTAGCGAGTAGCTGGCCCAGATCGAGAGCCGGATGGACTGGCCCGTAGCGGTGCTGCCACTCACCCCATTTGGCCAGGCTTCGGCGGAGGGCCGCTTCGTCAATCGGTTTGAGCAGATAGTCCACACTATGGACCTGAAACGCGTTTAGTGCGTATTCGTCGTAGGCGGTCGTGAAAATAATCGGGCATTTAACCGCTACCCGGGCAAAAATATCAAAACTTTGCCCGTCCACGAGTTCAATATCGGCCAGCAGCAGGTCGGGCTGCGGGTGCGATTGAAACCAGCCGACCGACGTTTCCACGCTGTCCAGGATAGCTAGCACCGTCACCGTCGGGTCGTAGTCCAGCACCATCGTTTGCAGTTGCCGGGCCGCCAGGGGTTCGTCTTCAATGATGAGTAGGTTCATAATGTTAGTTTACCAGGGGTACTGTGACGATAAAAGCCTGTTCGTCTTCCTGAATCTCTATTTCGGGCTGGCCTAGCAGGCGGTATTTCTGGCTGATAGCCAACAGCCCTTTTTGGGCAGATGCCACGTCGGAGCGGGGCCGTCGCTGCAGGTTATTTTCAACCACCAACCTGGCCCACCCGTCGCTGTGGATGCGGATCGTGAGTGGGCGGCTCGCCGACACTACGTTGTGCTTAACGGCGTTTTCAACCAGTAATTGTAACGTCAGGGGCGGCAGGCGGCAGATCCGGCAGGCGGGGTCAACGGCAATGTCGACGTGCAGCCCCGTCTCAAAGCGTGTTGTCAACAGGCCGAGGTAAGCGTGGGTAAAGGTCAGTTCTTCGTCGAGCGTGATCAGGGGCTGCTCATTGCTTTGCAGCAGATACCGATACACCTGCGCCAGTTCACCGATGAAGCGGACAGCCTTCGGGTTTTCGTTGGCTTTTACCAGCGCCTGCAACGTATTGAGACTGTTGAAGAGGAAATGGGGCTGCACCTGCTCTTTCAGCGATCGAAGCTGCATTTCCAGTTTGGTCCGGCGCAGCTCTTCCGACGCCCGCTTTTCGATCAGCCATTGCCGGAAAAAATACCGCGCTTCGTAGATCGCTCCGATAATGGTGGCGTAGAACAGGCCGATACCGATCATGAACAGCGGGTCACCCAAATCCGGCTCCTGCTTGTTGGCAAAGACGTAGTACTGCGTCAGCAGCAAACGAACCAGTACCAGCAACCCTGTAACTGGCACACTCAGTACGGTCAGCCAGATGATCCGTTGCCGGGTGTGTTCCAGACCGGCATACCGGCGCTGGGCCTGTATAACCAGTTGCCGAATGGTAAACCAGGATAAGTAAAGCGTGAAAATACCATAGGTAATGAACCGCCAGCGACTCACGGGGGCCGCCACCAGCGTGTTCAGGTTAAAGAACACCGTACCGGCAGCCCACAGAACCAGCGGGCCGCCAGTACGTAGCATCTTGTCATTCAGGTGGTTCATGGGCATGGTCGGCCAGTGGGCCAGGGCTTAAAATAAGACAAATCCATGCTGTATTTCAACCCATAGACCAAACGCAATGTGCCAGAGAGCATAATGACCCAGCCGAACGGCCGACCCGGCCATAAAGCCGTAGTGCCGGAAGAAAACGGCCTGCAATAAGTTCATGGCGTAGCCCGTACCGAAGCTGTAGACGATGAGCGCGGGTGAATCGGTGATGAGTTGATCGAGTGGCTCGACTAGTGAACTGATCCCGGCCAGCACCCAGAATACTCGTTCGCTACGTTCGTTCTTCAGCAAAAATCGGCCAATCAACCACATCAGCAGAGGGAGCGGCACCAGCCGGTACAGGCAGTCGGTGTACAACGCGCCCGACCCGAACAGCAGTAGCGAATACGGAAACGGCTGCATGAAAGGCGTCAGGGTCGTTACCGGCTTTGGATGCAGCACCAGTTTGAACACCGCGAGGTCGGCCACGGCGAAGCTCAGCCCTATCAGCAGTGGCAGCGTCCATCGCTCGTAGTTGGAAATGCGCCAGTCGAGCCCGTCGGCAAAGCCGGTACGGGGGGCCAGCCAGACGCCCAGACCGCCCAGCGCTACCTGCGCCACGCCATCCCAGCCAAACAGCCGGAGGTTGGGTACGCCCTGATTGGCCAGATAGTCTCCAGCCAGCAGCGTAACCAGGCAAAACAGGACGCAGCCACCGTACAGCAACATACTGGCGCGGCTGGGCGTTGTGGACACCAGGCGCCGTGAAGCGGGCAGGTTCTTCATTTCATCAGCCGGTTCATCAGGCTCTTGTCAGAGCCATTGCCGTTATTTTTGTAGAGGATAAACACGCCATTGTTGTGCGGAAAATATAGCGCATTGGCTTCAAATCCTACCGAGCTGCCATTGTGGCCGTAAGCGGTGCCGAGTTCGGTGGCCCAGGTTTCCAGCCCCAGCCCGTATTCACAATCACCATTCGGGCAGGTTGGTAGGCGGACGGAGGTCATCATCTGGCTTAGGGACGCTTCCGACA harbors:
- a CDS encoding ABC-F family ATP-binding cassette domain-containing protein, coding for MSIVVNALSYIYPDHEILFQHLHLSVVTGEKAALVGHNGSGKSTLLQLIAGKRMPSEGEIGLSENLYYVPQHLGQYDEQTVAQVLDVDSKLRALQAILEGNVSTDTFTQLNDEWDIEERVQAALSYWQLNHVDLNQPMKWLSGGEKTKVFLAGILIHEPGIILLDEPSNHLDTQSRDLLYAFIRKSKATMLVVSHDRALLNLLDTTLELSKSGIEVFGGNYDFYREQKEGKRNALQAQLDENAKTLKQAQQKARDLAEQRQKQEARGKAQGKTQSLPRIIAGGRKSQAEQSTAKLNDVQHEKLNGLADHLKQIRSQIQDYQTLKIDLQSSGLHRGKMLIEAKDINFSYGSQMLWLSPLSFQIRSGDRIRISGANGSGKTTLINLLTGELQPSTGSLYRGDFRYACIDQEYSIISKQYSVYEQLQQHNSRHLPESELKMMLYRFQFPREAWDRKCAELSGGEKMKLSLCCLVVSNNAPDLLILDEPTNNLDIQSLEVLTSAIKDFAGSVVVISHDQYFIDAIDIDSTISVR
- a CDS encoding Crp/Fnr family transcriptional regulator; translated protein: MSDSLQKHIQKFITVNDQNLADALPFFRSIHLRKKENLLEEGQVCKSNYFVVSGCLRMFFINEKGVEQTVQFALENWWLSDYTSFSTQKPAVFSIQAVEKSEVMAIDYAQNEAMLTQHPYLERYFRLVHQRAHAAAQYRMKYQYDHSREELYHEFVRLFPEFVQRIPQYLLASYLGFTPEYLSEIRSRKHS
- a CDS encoding histidine kinase, translated to MNHLNDKMLRTGGPLVLWAAGTVFFNLNTLVAAPVSRWRFITYGIFTLYLSWFTIRQLVIQAQRRYAGLEHTRQRIIWLTVLSVPVTGLLVLVRLLLTQYYVFANKQEPDLGDPLFMIGIGLFYATIIGAIYEARYFFRQWLIEKRASEELRRTKLEMQLRSLKEQVQPHFLFNSLNTLQALVKANENPKAVRFIGELAQVYRYLLQSNEQPLITLDEELTFTHAYLGLLTTRFETGLHVDIAVDPACRICRLPPLTLQLLVENAVKHNVVSASRPLTIRIHSDGWARLVVENNLQRRPRSDVASAQKGLLAISQKYRLLGQPEIEIQEDEQAFIVTVPLVN
- a CDS encoding carboxymuconolactone decarboxylase family protein, whose amino-acid sequence is MEQRVKIQQTLPAVWKAMYGLSASVSQLSISPIQKELIKIRASQINQCAFCLNMHTRDALKLGETPQRIFLLNAWRETDLFTPEEKAILAITEDVTLIHQHGVSDATYQQAGQFFSPETIAEIIMSVVVINAWNRIAVSTNLPID
- a CDS encoding cyclic nucleotide-binding domain-containing protein encodes the protein MEADYALLINTIRHWITVAEEEEAIVHLLFERRTINASDFFLQAGDVCHYVGFVVRGLLRYYILDDGLEHTYDFSAEQSFTCNYESFLTQTPSIRFIQAIEDTQLLVINYRNLQRLYEQLMEGQKFGRLVAEDLFVGMLQKLTSFYKETADERYDTFIRSFPNLQERVPQYVVASYVGIKPQSLSRIRAQRAGKHY
- a CDS encoding LytTR family DNA-binding domain-containing protein; amino-acid sequence: MNLLIIEDEPLAARQLQTMVLDYDPTVTVLAILDSVETSVGWFQSHPQPDLLLADIELVDGQSFDIFARVAVKCPIIFTTAYDEYALNAFQVHSVDYLLKPIDEAALRRSLAKWGEWQHRYGPVHPALDLGQLLATLRASPPPAPDYRDRFLLKQGARLVPVDVADMAYFFTRERLTFVQMWDGRTMLMDYALDELGEKLNPKQFFRANRQFILSVKAVGRVHLHFNGRLKVDLNPPIEEDVFISRDRAGEFRAWLGE